GCCCGGCCTGACCGGCGCTCAGGCGATAAACCTCGTCGGCCACCACGAGATAATGCTTCCCCTGCTCGCATCGGCGGTGCTCCTCGAAAAAGAGAGGTCATGACATGCGGAAACGTCTGGCAATGCTCCTCGATGACATCGTCACCGCCTCGGTTACGGTTGTCGGAGACATCATGCTCGATGAATACATCATCGGCGACTCCCACCGGATAAGTCCCGAAGCGCCCGAACCCATCATCGAGGAACACGAAAGGATGTACGTTCCCGGCGGCGCGGCGAATGTGGCGGTAAACATCTCCGCACTCGGCGCGCGGGCGCACCTGATAAGCATAATCGGCGACGATTCCGACGGCGACAGATTCAGGACGACGCTGTCCGGATCGGGTGTCGATACTTCCGGGCTTGTCACCGTCCCCGGCCGTCCCACGACCCGTAAAACGAGGCTCATCGCCCGCGGCAACCAGGTGCTCCGCGTGGACCATGAAACGACAGCCCCAATTGACAGCACACTCGAACGTCGCCTTATCGACATGATTCTTGCCAGTCACGGCGACATTGTCGTTATATCGGATTACGCAAAGGGACTGGTCACGCCGGGACTCGTAAAAGGCCTGACGGGAGCAGGCCGTCGTGTGATCGTCGATCCGAAGTCCTCCGATTTCGGCCTGTACGCCGGTTCTTACCTTTTAACGCCGAATCTTTCCGAGATATCTTCTGCTGCGGGTGTCCGCACCCTTTCTGGTGATGCGCTCGAACCTTCCTGCCGCGCCCTGATGGCAAAACATTCCATATCAAATATACTCGTGACTCTCGGTTCCGGAGGTATGGCTCTCTTTGAAAAGACCCCACCGGCTGTGTATATCCACTCGAGAGCGCGCGAGGTATACGATGTCACCGGCGCCGGAGACACCGTCGTCGCCACACTCTCCGCTGCCGCAGCCGCGGGAGCCTCTTTGCAGGATGCCTGCACAGTCGCCAACATCGCCGCGGGAATCGTGGTCGGAAAACACTTCACCGCCACAACCTCGCCAAAGGAAATCATGGCATATGCGTTCGGCCCGACTGCATCGGAAAAAATCGTCGACAGGGAAACGCTCCTGCCCCGCATCGCCGAGCTGAAAAGAACCGGCAACCGTATCGTATTTACCAACGGGTGT
This genomic window from bacterium contains:
- the rfaE2 gene encoding D-glycero-beta-D-manno-heptose 1-phosphate adenylyltransferase, which gives rise to MRKRLAMLLDDIVTASVTVVGDIMLDEYIIGDSHRISPEAPEPIIEEHERMYVPGGAANVAVNISALGARAHLISIIGDDSDGDRFRTTLSGSGVDTSGLVTVPGRPTTRKTRLIARGNQVLRVDHETTAPIDSTLERRLIDMILASHGDIVVISDYAKGLVTPGLVKGLTGAGRRVIVDPKSSDFGLYAGSYLLTPNLSEISSAAGVRTLSGDALEPSCRALMAKHSISNILVTLGSGGMALFEKTPPAVYIHSRAREVYDVTGAGDTVVATLSAAAAAGASLQDACTVANIAAGIVVGKHFTATTSPKEIMAYAFGPTASEKIVDRETLLPRIAELKRTGNRIVFTNGCFDLLHMGHITYLNEARGLGDVLVIGINTDRSVRALKGENRPIIPQEERSHVIAALECVDYVILFDEDTPANLIGDIRPDVLVKGSDYSKDEVVGHDIVESYGGTVSLIPLVENTSTTSIINRIKDQYNHE